A stretch of Telopea speciosissima isolate NSW1024214 ecotype Mountain lineage chromosome 11, Tspe_v1, whole genome shotgun sequence DNA encodes these proteins:
- the LOC122645957 gene encoding uncharacterized protein LOC122645957 isoform X3, giving the protein MDKNICKEKKDEAARPEGDGGVFVCGTAKLMVTDDLQVEPISPANIVTLLHKLGVKDMSSLQETTLSIGLEEALRILKASLFSKSVLIDALVNFGRKRLKQEK; this is encoded by the exons ATGGACAAGAACATAtgcaaggaaaaaaaagatgagGCTGCAAGACCTGAAGGAGATGGAGGAGTGTTTGTTTGCGGAACGGCCAAGTTAATGGTAACCGATGATTTGCAGGTAGAGCCCATATCTCCAGCTAATATTGTGACACTGTTGCACAAACTTGGGGTCAAAGATATGAGTTCCCTCCAAGAGACCACACTGAGTATTGGCTTAGAGGAG GCTTTGAGGATACTGAAggcttctctcttctccaaatCTGTACTGATTGATGCCTTGGTCAACTTTGGCCGAAAGCGTCTCAAGCAAGAAAAGTAA
- the LOC122646322 gene encoding nudix hydrolase 25-like isoform X1 → MEGLPSGYRPNVGICLINSENQVFVASRLNVPGAWQMPQGAIEDGEEPRSAAIRLLREETGIVSAEIVAEVPHWLKYDFPPAVKAKVNRLWGGEWHGQATKWFLMRLSRDDSEVNLESGEADTEFAEWRWAIPEEVIEQCRQWTIRDRHMRRFWASSCLKSV, encoded by the exons ATGGAGGGTCTCCCCTCTGGTTATCGTCCTAACGTTGGAATCTGTCTTATCAACTCTGAAAACCAG GTATTTGTGGCTTCAAGATTGAATGTTCCCGGAGCATGGCAGATGCCTCAG GGTGCTATTGAAGATGGTGAAGAACCAAGGTCTGCAGCCATCAGACTTCTACGAGAAGAAACTGGAATAGTGTCAGCTGAAATTGTTGCAGAG GTTCCTCATTGGTTGAAATATGACTTCCCTCCTGCtgtcaaggccaaagttaaTCGCTTGTGGGGAGGTGAATGGCATGGGCAAGCAACAAAATG GTTTCTCATGAGATTATCTAGAGATGACAGTGAGGTCAACTTAGAAAGTGGTGAGGCAGACACTGAGTTCGCGGAGTGGAGATGGGCAATTCCCGAAGAAGTGATTGAGCAG TGCAGGCAGTGGACTATAAGAGACCGACATATGAGGAGGTTTTGGGCATCCTCATGCCTTAAGTCAGTGTAA
- the LOC122646322 gene encoding nudix hydrolase 25-like isoform X2, translating to MEGLPSGYRPNVGICLINSENQVFVASRLNVPGAWQMPQGAIEDGEEPRSAAIRLLREETGIVSAEIVAEVPHWLKYDFPPAVKAKVNRLWGGEWHGQATKWFLMRLSRDDSEVNLESGEADTEFAEWRWAIPEEVIEQAVDYKRPTYEEVLGILMP from the exons ATGGAGGGTCTCCCCTCTGGTTATCGTCCTAACGTTGGAATCTGTCTTATCAACTCTGAAAACCAG GTATTTGTGGCTTCAAGATTGAATGTTCCCGGAGCATGGCAGATGCCTCAG GGTGCTATTGAAGATGGTGAAGAACCAAGGTCTGCAGCCATCAGACTTCTACGAGAAGAAACTGGAATAGTGTCAGCTGAAATTGTTGCAGAG GTTCCTCATTGGTTGAAATATGACTTCCCTCCTGCtgtcaaggccaaagttaaTCGCTTGTGGGGAGGTGAATGGCATGGGCAAGCAACAAAATG GTTTCTCATGAGATTATCTAGAGATGACAGTGAGGTCAACTTAGAAAGTGGTGAGGCAGACACTGAGTTCGCGGAGTGGAGATGGGCAATTCCCGAAGAAGTGATTGAGCAG GCAGTGGACTATAAGAGACCGACATATGAGGAGGTTTTGGGCATCCTCATGCCTTAA